From a region of the Helianthus annuus cultivar XRQ/B chromosome 5, HanXRQr2.0-SUNRISE, whole genome shotgun sequence genome:
- the LOC118492166 gene encoding uncharacterized protein LOC118492166 encodes MSLQRADRSVKYPRAIVENMLVKVDKFVFLVDFMILDMDKDAHVPLILGRPFLATVRALIDVYDVKLTLRVEDEMVTFDINRSMTHPREHDDTLYFVDTIMSHVGRCLS; translated from the coding sequence ATGAGTCTCCAGCGTGCGGATCGATCGGTGAAATACCCGCGAGCGATTGTGGAGAACATGTTAGTGAAAGTGGACAAGTTTGTCTTTCTTGTTGACTTCATGATCCTAGACATGGATAAGGATGCTCATGTACCGTTGATTCTAGGTCGACCATTCCTAGCTACCGTAAGAGCATTGATTGATGTTTATGATGTTAAGCTAACGCTTCGCGTAGAGGATGAGATGGTCACCTTTGATATCAATAGGTCGATGACTCATCCTAGAGAGCACGACGATACTCTCTACTTCGTTGACACCATCATGTCACATGTGGGTCGTTGCTTGAGTTAG